In Corallincola holothuriorum, a single window of DNA contains:
- a CDS encoding hybrid sensor histidine kinase/response regulator, whose amino-acid sequence MPDHPIPDHQLSDWLLFLFSIGYIGLLFLLAYLGDKKIIVFRGQWRGIIYALSLTVYCSSWSFLGTAAQASTDPLAHLPIYLGPILLFLFAWPLIQRMIRVSHKLRITSIADLIAARFGKSQPVAMLVTVVALFGTTPYIALQIKAIVQSWLTVAPDSASPQFAALVVVSLLAGFTLAFGLRNISVTERHPGLMLAIAFESLLKLGAFIIVGGIAIFLLLDSPSIDVQRVAQQSIDNIDLSAQLPSFMASLVMVMAAFLCLPRQFQVMVVECRSPRDTRSSRWLFPLYLLVFALFAIPIGLAGKALLSSNVAPDSYALLLPSVIGADNLIILSFLGTISAASSMVIVSVLALVTMISNELLMPLLFRRGDDSRNDSFNQFSSGLLNLRRSLIVAVIVLGYFAYYLSPPDTLATLGNMAFGALAQLAPALLAAFYWPKANRTGVTLGLILGLGCWLTLLVFPHFGWIEIPKDPMGIATDSAASVTLLSLMLNVFGLWLGSQISRPNVIERIQIGQFLEHHEATGDTPKHKQVTRRELQALAARFIGERKALQSFADLKLQLPAEQLKQPQVWLNHTERLLAGVMGSSSASLLLNSLIEGRELLVDDVAKFVEDASSERLQFSQAMLQGAIDNAGEGISVIDEHLRLVAWNQRYIDLFNYPDELLKVGQPVEKLIRFNAERGFCGDGDIEQQIKKRLYHLSQRTPHTSERQLPNGRVIRIQGNPMPNSGFVMTFSDITDFRRAENFLKAANEVLEQRVQARTSQLESANQELAQQKKIAERAHTNKSQYMRAVSHDLMQPLEAARLFASALQERHTLSEDQLELMTKLTQSLGNASVLLQDLVEVAQIESGKLKPQLSCTSLVDLLSSLVTEFSALACKYQIDFRHVPSQLSVTTDAKMLRRILQNLLGNAFRYAHGGKVLLGVRRQGKQLQIQVIDNGPGIEKELQSSIFEPFTRVQQQNTTLADSGLGLGLSIAKGMVGLMKHTITLRSQPQQGCCFAITVPICSKQTPSQMATAVPSTSVADLLAGATVLCVDNEPAVLQGMTALLEGWGCHVLQADNPKQAIALASEQTPQLMLVDYQLEAEMDGLSLMDQIRLHTDVIVPGVLITAAGEPGLAQRAEKMGYHFMRKMIKPAKLRALVSRLLVVSHDDAST is encoded by the coding sequence ATGCCTGATCACCCAATACCCGATCATCAACTCTCAGACTGGCTGCTGTTTCTTTTTAGTATCGGCTATATCGGCCTGCTGTTCTTACTGGCCTATCTCGGCGATAAAAAGATTATTGTTTTTCGTGGCCAGTGGCGCGGCATCATCTATGCCTTATCACTCACTGTGTACTGTTCATCCTGGAGCTTTCTTGGCACAGCAGCTCAGGCCTCTACCGATCCGCTGGCGCATCTGCCGATCTATTTAGGACCCATACTGCTGTTTCTGTTTGCCTGGCCATTGATCCAGCGGATGATCCGCGTCAGCCACAAACTGCGTATCACCTCCATCGCCGATCTTATCGCGGCGCGGTTTGGTAAATCACAGCCGGTGGCTATGTTAGTCACCGTGGTTGCTCTGTTCGGCACCACCCCCTATATCGCGCTACAGATTAAGGCCATTGTGCAAAGCTGGCTGACCGTGGCACCTGACTCAGCTTCACCGCAATTTGCCGCACTGGTTGTGGTTAGCCTGCTAGCAGGGTTCACGCTTGCCTTTGGCCTGCGCAATATCTCGGTCACCGAACGTCATCCGGGCTTGATGCTGGCTATCGCCTTTGAATCGCTACTTAAATTAGGCGCATTCATTATCGTCGGCGGCATCGCCATCTTTCTGCTGCTGGACAGCCCCAGCATCGACGTGCAACGAGTCGCCCAACAAAGCATCGACAATATCGACCTGTCAGCGCAACTGCCCTCATTCATGGCCTCGTTAGTGATGGTGATGGCGGCATTCCTCTGTTTGCCGCGACAATTTCAGGTGATGGTGGTTGAGTGCCGCTCGCCAAGAGACACGCGCAGCTCGCGCTGGCTATTTCCCCTCTATCTGCTGGTCTTTGCGCTGTTTGCCATCCCCATTGGCCTTGCTGGTAAGGCGTTGCTGAGTAGCAATGTCGCACCAGACAGTTATGCACTGTTGTTACCCAGCGTCATCGGCGCAGACAATCTAATCATTCTCTCGTTTCTCGGCACCATATCCGCTGCCAGCTCCATGGTGATCGTTTCCGTGTTGGCACTGGTCACCATGATCAGTAATGAACTGCTGATGCCCCTGCTATTCCGTCGCGGCGATGACTCGCGCAATGACAGTTTTAACCAATTCAGTAGCGGTTTACTGAATCTGCGCCGCTCATTGATCGTGGCGGTGATCGTGCTCGGCTACTTTGCCTACTACCTGTCTCCTCCGGATACGCTGGCCACCTTAGGTAACATGGCCTTTGGTGCCTTAGCCCAGCTGGCACCCGCTTTATTGGCCGCTTTTTACTGGCCAAAAGCTAATCGCACAGGGGTGACCTTGGGTTTAATCCTTGGCTTAGGCTGTTGGCTCACGCTACTGGTATTTCCCCACTTCGGCTGGATCGAGATCCCGAAGGATCCCATGGGCATAGCCACTGACTCCGCGGCCTCGGTGACCCTGCTCAGCCTGATGTTGAATGTGTTTGGTTTATGGTTAGGTAGCCAAATCAGTCGTCCCAACGTGATCGAACGGATCCAGATCGGCCAATTCTTAGAACACCATGAAGCCACCGGTGATACGCCAAAACACAAGCAGGTGACTCGCCGAGAGCTACAAGCATTAGCGGCACGTTTTATCGGCGAAAGAAAAGCCCTGCAAAGCTTTGCTGACCTGAAGTTACAACTCCCCGCAGAGCAATTAAAACAACCGCAAGTCTGGTTGAATCATACCGAACGTCTGCTGGCTGGCGTCATGGGCAGCTCTTCGGCCAGCCTGCTGCTGAACTCGTTGATCGAGGGGCGGGAGCTGTTAGTGGATGACGTTGCGAAGTTTGTCGAAGACGCCTCCAGTGAACGACTGCAATTCAGCCAGGCGATGCTGCAAGGTGCTATCGATAACGCAGGAGAAGGGATCTCGGTGATCGATGAACACCTGCGTCTGGTCGCCTGGAATCAACGCTATATCGATCTCTTTAACTATCCTGACGAGCTGCTGAAGGTGGGGCAACCAGTCGAGAAACTGATCCGTTTCAATGCCGAGCGCGGTTTCTGTGGTGACGGAGATATCGAACAACAGATCAAGAAACGGCTTTATCACTTAAGCCAACGTACTCCCCATACCTCAGAGCGGCAACTGCCCAATGGCCGCGTGATCCGCATTCAGGGCAATCCGATGCCCAATAGCGGTTTTGTTATGACCTTCAGTGACATCACCGATTTCCGTCGGGCGGAGAACTTCCTCAAAGCGGCAAACGAAGTACTGGAACAGCGCGTACAAGCACGAACCTCGCAACTTGAATCAGCCAACCAAGAACTGGCTCAGCAAAAGAAGATAGCGGAACGCGCTCACACCAATAAAAGCCAGTATATGCGAGCAGTGAGCCACGACCTGATGCAACCTTTAGAAGCTGCACGGTTATTTGCCTCGGCATTGCAAGAGCGTCATACCCTGTCGGAAGATCAGCTGGAATTAATGACCAAGCTGACACAATCCTTAGGTAATGCCAGTGTTCTGCTGCAGGATTTAGTCGAAGTCGCCCAGATAGAGAGTGGCAAGCTTAAACCACAACTGAGCTGTACCTCTTTAGTCGATCTGTTGTCTTCACTGGTCACTGAGTTTTCCGCGCTCGCCTGCAAATACCAGATCGATTTCCGCCATGTGCCGTCACAACTCTCAGTGACCACAGATGCCAAAATGCTACGCCGGATCTTACAAAACCTATTAGGTAACGCATTTCGCTATGCCCACGGTGGCAAAGTGTTACTCGGCGTTCGCCGCCAAGGCAAGCAGCTGCAGATCCAGGTGATAGACAATGGCCCCGGCATTGAGAAAGAGTTGCAGAGCTCCATCTTCGAGCCCTTCACTCGCGTGCAACAGCAGAATACGACGTTGGCAGACAGTGGCTTAGGCTTGGGCCTGAGTATTGCCAAAGGGATGGTCGGGCTGATGAAGCACACAATAACGCTGCGCTCACAACCACAGCAAGGTTGCTGCTTCGCCATCACAGTGCCGATCTGCAGCAAACAAACACCATCGCAAATGGCAACCGCTGTTCCCAGCACATCGGTCGCAGATCTACTTGCTGGCGCGACCGTGCTCTGTGTCGACAACGAACCCGCCGTGCTGCAAGGTATGACCGCCCTGCTAGAGGGCTGGGGCTGCCACGTACTACAGGCCGACAACCCAAAACAGGCCATCGCGCTCGCCAGCGAACAAACACCGCAACTGATGCTGGTCGACTACCAACTTGAAGCGGAGATGGACGGCCTGAGCCTGATGGATCAGATCCGCCTACATACCGACGTTATCGTACCCGGCGTACTGATCACTGCCGCTGGAGAACCGGGCCTAGCACAACGGGCTGAAAAAATGGGCTATCACTTTATGCGCAAGATGATTAAGCCAGCGAAGCTGCGCGCACTGGTATCTCGCTTGCTGGTGGTTTCACATGATGATGCTTCTACATAG
- a CDS encoding exonuclease domain-containing protein → MNALANLLPLALWRPWIRWQSQRLSPQLPAPLRDYYQGVADAVTGNIAEAKLLALDLELTALTPDKGEIVSVGCVPIDNLGIQLAGAQQWIVQPKGGVGESAVHHQLTDTAVNAGEALAGVLPKLLQQAEGRILLIHHAELDLAFIRQALQTEYGLVPPLPAIDTMHLAAAIQRYHHPEQPPNRLRLSELRQDYQLPAHHGHQALTDAIACAELFFAQLSHRYQQAPDVSALLSAR, encoded by the coding sequence TTGAACGCCTTGGCGAACCTGCTTCCCTTAGCGCTATGGCGGCCTTGGATTCGTTGGCAAAGTCAGCGGTTATCCCCACAGCTGCCCGCCCCCTTGCGGGACTATTACCAAGGGGTTGCCGATGCGGTCACTGGCAATATTGCCGAGGCAAAACTGCTGGCGCTGGATCTGGAGCTTACCGCGCTGACACCCGACAAGGGCGAAATCGTATCGGTCGGCTGCGTGCCAATAGACAACTTAGGTATACAGCTTGCCGGTGCCCAACAATGGATAGTGCAACCCAAAGGAGGAGTAGGTGAAAGCGCCGTCCACCACCAATTGACTGACACCGCAGTGAATGCCGGTGAAGCATTGGCTGGAGTGCTGCCGAAATTGCTGCAACAAGCAGAGGGGCGTATTCTGCTGATCCACCACGCAGAGCTGGATCTGGCGTTCATCAGGCAAGCGTTACAGACAGAATATGGCTTAGTACCGCCACTTCCAGCGATCGACACCATGCACTTGGCGGCGGCAATACAGCGCTATCACCACCCCGAGCAACCACCCAATCGATTACGCCTTAGTGAACTGCGGCAAGATTACCAACTGCCCGCCCATCACGGCCATCAGGCATTAACCGACGCCATCGCCTGCGCGGAACTATTTTTTGCGCAATTGAGTCATCGATACCAGCAAGCACCCGATGTTTCTGCTTTACTTTCAGCAAGATAA